TCCTGGGGTAATCTTTTATCACGAACGTGAAGGCTATGCCTTCTAAGTCCGTATTACAACAAAACTATTTTTTATGAAAAGCTTATCAATCCGTAGGACAGGTATTGTTTCCTTTCTTTTCTTATCCCTGGCCTTCTCTAACACTATTGGATGTATTCGTGAGGATCGTACTACCATTGTCTATGGAAGGGTCATTGACGAAGCTCGTCAACCAGTAGATAGTATATTAGTTAGAATGTATTCAGCCGGATTTGCCAAACCAGGCCTTCCATTAGGTCATACGCATACCGATAAAGACGGGAATTATACCTTAGTTATAGATGTCCCTAAAGGTTATAACAGTACTACTGTATATATCCCAGAAAATATTAATACAAAGTTCAGTGAAAACTATAAAGATTATCTAGTATATCAGGATGGGCAGCAATTAGGGAATTGCTGTGGGGCTTCTATTGGTAAAAAAACCAATTATGATTTTTTATTACTATCTAAATAACTCCACCCAATCTCTATTTTTATGCACAAAACTTTTATGAGTAAAAGCCTCATTTACTCAAGATTAGCCTTCTTGCTAATTACAGCAGCACTCCTCTCCGAAAGCTGCCACAACAATGAGCCTGCTCGGCTAACGAGGGTTTATGGTAAGGTTACCGACCAGGCCGGGCAGCCGGTGGATAGCGTGACCATACTCTTCGCTGGTACCGTAGGGGTGACCGGTGGGTTTCCTATTAAAGAAACCTTGACCGATTCTAATGGTTCATATGAACTTGTGGTTGATGTGCCAAGAAGGTATCATTCTCCTAGTATTAATCTGTCGTTTGAGCGGCAGGAATTGCTTGATAAGTA
This DNA window, taken from Coleofasciculaceae cyanobacterium, encodes the following:
- a CDS encoding carboxypeptidase-like regulatory domain-containing protein; this encodes MHKTFMSKSLIYSRLAFLLITAALLSESCHNNEPARLTRVYGKVTDQAGQPVDSVTILFAGTVGVTGGFPIKETLTDSNGSYELVVDVPRRYHSPSINLSFERQELLDKYLKYLVYENGVQKGSCCFVVMGGKTKYDFVLLPK